The window aattcaacattaatatccagtttttattaactgtttgtacaatctaattaaaattagctccactatagGGGATGCCATATGTTTACGGAAATGACGTCACGATTTCTTGATGCGCGCGCACTGGTAGGCAGAAGTTAACAATGGCGTGTACTAACAAAGCGAGCGAGTCTAGCGTGAATGGAAAAGAATGGTCCGATTATGTGCTGAAGTTGTCCCCCGAGGCAAGAGATCGGTATGAATCAAAACTATTGTATGCAGATGATTCGCGGACTCTTCCTGACCCGTATAATTTGTCGGTTGGATGGGTAGAAGAGCCATCAAAGTGGCCAGACATAACATACAcggacatttatttttatttgattgaGACACCAGGACAATTCACCCACGAATCCTTGAAGGCCTATAAATCTCTTAGtgcatataattatgttatcagCGGAAATGTCCACCCAATTTAGTACAACAACATTGACGACAAttccatgttttgttttctaaagaCGAAAGTGATACCATCACAACGCCTACGAGAAAAGCCCCACCAGCCATGGGTTTGCGTCGACAAACAACAGGGGACAGTTCGTTGTGCTCACTGCACGTGTATGGCAGGGTATGTATAACAGATTTggtataaaattaacaaattaattaatagtgGAAAAGTTTATTGCAAAAGAGATCATGAACCAACTCACTAGTAAAGTCACAGTAGACCGAATATTTATCTTTTCTGTCTGTGactgtattatgtatataagtATTTTACATATCTATATTCATTTTGTCATATttggatattttaattttatttaaatttttcctCGCCTGTAAAaggcaaataaaaaataatattaaatatccaaataaaaaaaaaaagaatatagatctatatgtaaaatacttttacaaacagattaataattaaagtttgtttgttttatttaacgataccactggacCACATTGGTTTTTACCTTATGATTGACGTCAATTTACATTCAGAAATATTTGGTCTAAAGGCACAGTGGTTACACAAATTAAGAAttgtatattttactatttataatttgtatgaTCAAAAGGGTATATATCCTAAATAAcgtaatgatatatttttacaatttattaaatgaccattaattttgtgtatgtatatatatatatatatatatatttagtgctATTAATTTGTGAATTTAGCAATAGTATTTATTGTAGTTCCAGTTTCTAccatgacatatatatatatatatatttatagttaagagaatatattgatattatagaTCTGAACTATTAATGTCAATTCTGATTATTCTTTTCAGACTTGGAGAAGTGTGTAGCCATATTGCTGCCCTACTTTTTAAAGTGGATGTTGCTGTCAAAGCCGGATTGACTGAGAAAGCATGCACAAGTGAAGCATGCAAATGGAATTCAACTTACAGAAAGGAGGCAAGTATATTTCATGAtgctaaatataaaaattacaaattaaaacaaaagtattaTAAACATCTATTAACGATATATGGGCAAACTCAACTGGACAACATGctattgattaaataataagtATAGCACACAACATTGGTTAGTTTTATGCAAGACTTAAAATTTTATATGGAAGAAAGTAACTTCACTTTTGTGTTTCAGGCCAATTCTGCAACTGGAAATATATtgcatgggtttttttatgtttgataTGCTTAAATTTTATGTTGCTAATATGTCACACATATGGACTTCGCTAAATTGTAAggttgctaatattttatgatttatagTATTCCATTATTACATACTCAAATACAATATGTAACTTTTtgtgataattaaatttatactaAATTGTGATCTATTTATTACAGCTGGTACTCACAACTATATGTGAATCACCCACAGCATTTgggaaaaagagaaaaaactcTGTTGAAACAGTTACAGCACATGGAAATGGACCGCTTCCTGAATCTGAAGTGATGCAATCCCTGAAGGAGGTTTGTCCAAGTGCtgtgttttttaaacacattCCACCAATAGATGAAGAATCTACTGATTCTGCAGATGAGGATGAAGACACATGCATTTATTCCTTTCCTCCTTTATTGACAGGCATAACGTGTTTAAAAGAGTGGGAGAATTACAAGTGTGAGCCAGTACAAGTACATAAATTGGAACAAGTAACCAAAAACCAAGCTGTTAGCCCGTTGTGGTTTAATCACAGAAAAGGTCGAATCACAGGAACAAAGGCCCATGATGTGTTGGTACGGAGAGCGACAACTGATCCAGCTAATGTGGTGAAAAAAATTATGGGGTACAGTACTAGGGATCTATCAAAAAACAAGGCTATATCATGGGGGATAGACAATGAAAATGAAGCTAGAGTTAGTTTTGCAACTGTTCAATCTACAAAGCATAAAAACTTTCAATGTGAAAGAGCTGGACTGCTCATCAGTGCGAAAGTGCCCTTTCTTGGAGCATCGAGTGATGGTTTAATTCAATGTGACTGTTGCGGAAAAGGTTGTTTGGAGATCAAGTGTTCTTTCAAACACAGAGACAACCCCATCAATGTGGCTATTGAAGACCCCAATTTCTATTTGGACCAATGTCTCCAGTTGAAGAAAACTCACAAGTACTTCACTCAGGTCCAATTGCAGATGTTTGTGCATGATGTAACATATTGTGACTTTGTGgtatacacaaatatagatCTTAAAATTATAAGGATAAAGAGAGATGATTCATTCTGCACGAAACTAAAAAATGCATgtgaacatttctttctgacatATATGCTTCCTGAAATTGTATCTCACAAATTGGAAAACGCCAGACCTCATGATGCCATTCCGGACATTGATTTAGTATGGTGCCTGTGTCAACAGGAAGAGTATGGGCGCATGATAATGTGTGATGGTTCAGACTGCTACTTCACTTGGTTTCACTACTCGTGTGTAAACATAAGGAGAAAACCTGTGGGCTCCTGGTATTGTCCTAGTTGTAAAACAGCTTAATGCATTAAAAGGAAACTAAGGCAATTCCATGAAAATGTCAAACTTCTATGAAAAGCTATGAGGTTAGGGATTACAAATTGTTAAAACATTCTCCAAATTGTTGGTGTCGACACaactttataaaaaacaaaaacaataacaaggttatgtaaaaatcaaatttttatacaaatgtaatattttaagtcagttttgtttgtgttaaactagcgtatttgaaacattacaaatcataatttaaaaactatttcagCATGTCGTAATTTTTGGTACATctatcaacatttttttttaactacacACAAACCATGCCACCAATTTGTggttttatatttcaaaataattactTACTCAAAAGCAATATGtgcataaatattttgaattaaatatccataagttattataatatatgaaaTGTTTAGTGTGTTTGTCACAGAAAATTTTGTCTTGAATGAAGTACATATCAAAATCCCAGTCATTTATGTCATGCCTATTCTAATGGAGCACTGCAGTGCTTCAAGagaattataattgttttgtatacatttacATTGAATGTAATTACATGTTTTATGTTTGAATGTGAGCTTCGTcacctttttaaaataatggctTACATCACTTTTTTGATGAACGTAATAATATTCCTAAGTCATCTCTTCATGCTGCTGCCAACCTCTGGTAAAACTGACTAAGTCATTAGTTACCCTATGTCAAGCATGTGACTATATTCTATATTTAGTTCAGTTTTTCTCAAAACATGAAACCACAGTGTAggccattattttaaaaaagtgacAACCATGTGATGTTAGTTTGACAGTATTTAGAATACCACACCAAAAGTTGTGGCAAAAGCCAATTTCTCATGTTATAagatagtatatattatatactgttattatatgtataccgtacatgtatatgtatatatgtttacgTATGAACTGCCTCTGTCACAAGCACTTCAGTGTCCCAAAAATAATTATACGAAACAATTCAGTTAAAATATGCCtcatcttatttatttaaataatttattaactgTACATTGTCAAATGAGGTTTTAGCCAATcagttttgttaataattgtaGTGAGTCTTACATAATGCACATATTTAAACATCATTTATCAATAAAAATggaatacattttgaaatatttgtctTATCTGTTATTTGTGTACTTGTGAAATGAAGACTTAGCCAACTAGTTTTGGTTGAAGGTTTGATATGGCACTGCATATTGTAATAATGGTGTCGGCATGAGGTATCAGGGAAATGTTCATTGTGGTGCTCAAAATTTTAAAGTTCTTTATTCTCTCAATAGCTCTTTCAACGTGAATCCGTACACATGATAACTGTCGACCACATTCAATTTCTTTTGGACTTAATTGTGATTTACCTCTCGTAAATGCTGGAATGGCAAGTTGTGCACCACATGCTGCTAGTTCATCAGCAATTAAAAAACCACGGTCAGCTAAAACCAAATCGCCGTGTTCTAATAACTGCAGAAACCCTGATCTCTGTGTAATTATTTTATCGGATGTCCTTCCTCCAAAAGCTCTTGAAACAAAAGAGATCCCGCCCACTGGTGAAATAGCTACTAACATTTTAATAGTGTTATGACTTTTATAATTGGACCACGTCATGGCCCGTGTGGTTAAATTACCAGGCCTGTCAATAAAAATTTCACAACAGTCAATAATAACTCTGCACTTTCTGTACATACCCTTGATAACTTTAGGCATATGTCTAAGTACCTCTTCCTTATCTGGCCAATGCACCAGAAATGCCAACTTTTTTGCAATAGAAGGAAGTGAACTGTTCAGTAATTCTCCAATATGAGTGCGTGAAACTCCAAACCTATAACTTAGATCCTAATTAGAAAAATTAAGTCTCAATTTCATCAATGTCATCATTACAATGGTAGCTCGATTTAGAACTCCAGATGTTGGCAATGTAGAAGAACAATACTGAACTACCCACAAGAATGTTGCATAGTTTGGAATGCCAGTGAAAAATGAAGTTCTGATGTCCTTGTTGTGTGCAGAAAGGAAAGAATCACAGAATCTGACACCAGTTTTCTCcttagcatcccttaattcaTGTTGAAGTGTCTCAACTTCATCCAGGAGCTGTCTGTTCTCTCTttttaataaagtaattttaCGAAGACAGTGATCATGgatatctgaaattttttttttttaaattgttacacaacaataacaaacttAAATCTACTTGTGTAGGTATATACATGcttttgtgtgtttatatatgtatgttacacattttatcatCAACAAACTTAGAAGATATACGTTGTGTGATCTATGATATTTGGAGACTTCAGCTGATACCGATAGTGATATAACCAACAAATTAGCACgaaaacataaaatatcctaaaattattttggtaaatgtgctaattatttttacattacctGATCTTGTGAAATTTTCTTTTTCCAAAGTGCCATCATTTGTATCTGCAACAATTGCTTGCGGTTCATACAACTCCAACAGGGCTGATGCAGCACAATCTCTGCTTTTTTCATCTGCTTTCTTTATCATATTCAGATCTTTCTCACCCTCTCGTCTGACTGCTCTTGTATATCGATCTTTCTTTGCTTCTGGGCTGAAAAGCACTGATGCTTTTTGGTATCCCATGTTGACATGTGGGATGTAGTCTGGGTCTTCCTTTTTACTGCTAGCAGATCCTGGAAACACAAAGTTTGATTGAAcacagttatatatttatttatgaagcGTTTTTCTAAATTCATTTAGTAAcccaccccaccaaaaaaaaaaaaaatctcaaacgaaattaataaacagtgtactttattttaaaaatcattttacgTTACAAATACACGAGCACTTGTGAATCACATCTTCAATCAAAAGTAAAATTTgctatgatataattattaacaaatagttgaatacttttttttttacacataaagatttaaaaaaaaaaaaaaatatatatatatatatacgatataTGATTGTGCAGACGTGACTTAAGACTAAGACCGACCCATTTCCCCATAATCTGCAACTTCCCTGGTAATAGAAATCACTCCAAAAGGTATTGGCATATAGTAATGTTGAGAATGTGTAGCATACAACAAACCTGATATAAAATGAACTCCACAAACACGATCTCCGCTGTGGGAAGGCGTCCATTGCTTTCTGTTTATGGCTTGAAGCCATTTGGCTCGTCGTTCCGCTTCCAAAGGAATTCGATGGAACTTAATTCCACAGTCTTTTCTAAATCGATGTGTGCAGCCAACAACCACACATGAAATTACCATGACGGAATTTCTTAAATCTTATCTATACAGAcgaaatagtaaataaataacttgctcATACACCCTTGCTCATAATAACAACACTGGTTCTTGCCTACCGGAAGTCAGTGCGATACCACGTGATCAcaacatgtgacgtcaccgtgTCATCCCCTATtgcatgtttcgtgtgaattacgaatgccttaaaacaagttttattttataaaaatgaagactgataacccatcccgtacgttttggtatggttcgctgtactgcggccactaaaatagactcgcccgatatttttagaatttgtatgctcccaaataacgttataaaaggcgaagtgtgattggtcaatatttaaattattatttacagacgaaatgttacttggacattgaAGACTACGCAGtattgttagcaatctgattaaaattagttctactggtctaaataaggctatcgtaattcacatgaaacatatcgtataccctcagaataattcggaatattttcaaattattttcaaatcactggcatgattctgcaagtacggttttgattggtggacatgagctacaactggctgctgttagatccacatgtaatagtggagctaattttaattagattgctgtttgtattcattatcatgcggacgattcgtccactcgctcgtacattATCTCACATGTCACGATGaggtaaataggtaatgcaagcctccgcgtcggaagactttattaccaTGTCATGTTCTCCTTTAATGCCATAAATTCTATCCACTGCACCCTCTCTCGTCACATGTTATCCccatatgcctaataacctcgaaataaaataaaaacttgttatcttcaattccaatttaattaaatgttgttttagacGCTACTGGATCCAACTTGGTGAAACAAGCTTAAACTAATTACTTCACAATATCACAATAGAGGACACCTGTACACTtaattggtaaagcaaacagaaaccaaacaagttcaaagggaagggctaaagattatctttactggGTATATTGACTAAAAACATCCTACGACATGTAGCGTGAAAGGcgtacattatagaaacaaacaataaccgaataaatagaaacgccaaagaattatgtctgcagagcattgttacaaaaacatctactaagcgtaatataatttattttcacctttgtaaatttatgacacagcaaaaaaaaaatacggggtaaaatatatctaatagtTTATTTAGCCCCTacgtacatgtagtacacattatttagtccgtggacgaaatgtactggggaaataaaaacccagtggacgaatcgtccggaactgattttttgtagtgCACGAATAGGGCTAACCGGTCGCTCTCTCGCCAGATGGCGCGCATATACCATCAGTCCTAGCCTTCTTCCGGTTTCGCTGTTTCCCCGCATGGTTAGCGTGAGATGTGAAAATCGTTCGTtcttttattgattttaaaattataaaaagttaTAATTATCGGTCAGCACAATGTCGGATTACGGAAAATGGACCGTACTGAGATTAAAAAATGAGCTCAGTCAGAGAGGTGCAACGGTGAAGGGTGGAAAAGAAGATTTAGTACACCGGTGAGTTGacgaaaaaatattattatcggTATCACTATGCATAATTATTTTAGATAATTAGTTTATGAAATATGGTACAGTTAATCCCTAGTAACGGTCACAGCAGTATTTATACTGTATTATAGTCTGTTCCTGCACACAGTAAGAATTAGGCAGTGATCATGTCGAACCCTTACCTCCAATTTGTACTATATTCATATCGCCATGTAATACGATTACGTCAGTATCTTGTTTTCGTCATCTTCCATCTAAGTTTGTAGGTCACCATTCGTTTTAAATGATTCATTCTGTATGATGACAACAATAAATGTACTTGTATTTCTGGTGTATATGTCATGCCTATGggattaaaactaatttttatttacttagCATGGATGGTCCTAGACATTTTGAGTGCAGGCAATGACAACAGACTAAAGGCAGCAGGATTGTTtcggggtggggggagagggggtggggtggtgtttAGTATACTCACTCATATTCCGGAGTTATCCTGATTCATATTTCCTTTTAtccttatatatataaaaactaaattgtttATACCAACAAATTATTTACAGGTAAAAGGACTAAATTAGTTTAAATTCCCAGTACTGTCACATTACTGTATTTAGTAAGTTtatggttaaataatttttaaaaaatcataattttctATCCTTGCAAAATTTATGTGCGCAATATATTTAGCAT of the Gigantopelta aegis isolate Gae_Host chromosome 12, Gae_host_genome, whole genome shotgun sequence genome contains:
- the LOC121386566 gene encoding uncharacterized protein LOC121386566 is translated as MVISCVVVGCTHRFRKDCGIKFHRIPLEAERRAKWLQAINRKQWTPSHSGDRVCGVHFISGSASSKKEDPDYIPHVNMGYQKASVLFSPEAKKDRYTRAVRREGEKDLNMIKKADEKSRDCAASALLELYEPQAIVADTNDGTLEKENFTRSDIHDHCLRKITLLKRENRQLLDEVETLQHELRDAKEKTGVRFCDSFLSAHNKDIRTSFFTGIPNYATFLWVVQYCSSTLPTSGVLNRATIVMMTLMKLRLNFSN